Below is a window of Cydia amplana chromosome 3, ilCydAmpl1.1, whole genome shotgun sequence DNA.
GCGATAAGAAGGCTTGCACGCCGTGGCGGCGTTAAAAGAATTTCCGGCCTCATTTACGAAGAAACTCGCGGCGTGTTGAAGGTGTTCTTAGAAAACGTGATCAGAGATGCCGTGACGTATACGGAACACGCCAAGAGGAAGACCGTTACGGCCATGGACGTAGTCTACGCGCTGAAGAGGCAAGGCAGGACGTTGTATGGTTTCGGTGGATAGACTCGaatgtgataaattatttattgagTTGATTATGGTTTGGTAATGTGAATGCTGCATGATGACAAGGCCCTTTTCAGGgccgcaaaaaaaaaaatgtactgcaaattaaagtagggtaacaccatgtaaagctcaaagagcagaattgcgctaagaaaagcagcaatgtacatcgaaccaaaacgtgtttattttccgcccttcatacgtcagttcgagtgaattatcataacctcaaattttagtaatgtttaccgtcaacgagcatgattgtacattgtaggcaccttagctttgcttgaggtcatgcataatcttggtatttaatggtgacagcagaaatttctcttgaaatagaaacgattcagaatgtaaacaataagatgatggctgtcattcacgatccacattccacagacaaaacacagatgacacgcgattttggaattattcgaacacagtgttgctaacccgcgatttttcaaatttgccgccttttactactgacaagatttggttgatccagtataaatacgagtataatatcGGTTTGATATCAGTGTGTTAGGCGTGTACAGATGTTTGTGAACGTGAGCTCGACTGtaacataagataagataaaaagataaaagatagtttattcatgtaggcataatttacaatgcgcttatgaacgtaatTTAAAGCTACACCGTGTACTTAACTTAAAGACCATAGTATAGATtaccccccttattcataaaactttacgggcctgatatATATAGTTGAATTATGTTTCATtcatttcttacaaatacaaaagttaaaacgacagaTAAAATCAAACGATTCATAGCCAATTCAGGCCAGTACCTAATTAAACGCGTTTATGAAGAACGacattaccaaacttaaatGGAACTGGGCAGGACGtgttgccaggcagagtgatggcaggtgggcctAAATGTTAACGGAATGGTGGCCGCGTTCAGACgggagtgcctggcgtccgttggctcgttggatggacgatattcggaagattgcgggtcacttttggatgagattggctcagaaccgggataagtggcgtactcgaagagaagcctatgctcagcagtgggcgatataAGGctgatatacatacatacatacatacatataatcacgcctatttcccggaggtaCTACAGGTTAAGTAACTTTTTCAAAGAAACCGGTATCGCCTATGTTATTTGGGCAATTGGAATGAGAGCTCTTCAGAAAACCgcataattttaaaaattacaGCTTTGCATATAAATTGGATTTTCAGGAAACTGCAATTTTCTTCTTATTTTATAACGAGATTTAAGAAATGTAGGAAAGCCTCAAGAAAAACCCTGTTAGTTACCACGCTAGCTTTTCAAATCACTGTCCAATGTCCATGCGTCGGCTATACGGTAAATATTACAAGCAAACTATTTGCCATATATGAGTGAAACCGCAAATATTGCATTTTCCTGTGAAATTTGCTGTTGGCAGCACGGACTAAAGTGAATGCCGGAACGGAAATAAATTTGGAGATCTGCCTCCGAACGATTTCTAGCGGGGTTGCCATACTCATAAAACTTCTGGAAATTTTGGGATTTTATATAGACTTCGTAAATAAAAGCTATCTAGTAGCTGGAAAAAAAATCTCTGAAAAATACGTTCGAAAATACTCCTTCTTTCTTTGAATTTGAATATTAAGTATTCTTTCTATCTTTGAATTTGTATATGGacgttttctcacgatgttttcctttaccgaaaagaatgtggtaagtatatgtaatatCAAACGATGTTCCGTATGTTCAAACCCAAGATtcaaacccgcgacctctggattgaaaGCCCAACTTTACTGATCCTCCCAAAAAGTAGCAACGAACTATCTATGTGGAAGGCCGgataggaagaagaagaagaagaagtatgtatttatctatataagtatgtatatcgtcgcctagcacccatagtacaagctttgcttagtttggggctaagttgatctgtgtaagatgtcccttaatatttatttttattttatatatttatgtagacGGCGTTTATGTATACATTTATGTATTTTGGCTGAATTAGATAATGTTTCAACGTATGCTGGCAACACTAGTGTGCGTGGGGCTGGGGGGGCGTGCGTCACTGGTCGATGTTGTACTTGTTGCTCCACCCGAGGCACGATGGGGGCACATCACATGCCTCCGCGGGGCATTTGGAGAGTTCATACAATACAAAGTAAAATGGAGTGAGTAGGGTCAatactgaaattcaaacctcgataacattttatttttacatatgaaaactgaatggtgtaggtatattataagcGTTCCggatgtttgtattttattttgggtagttccatttcataactttgatgataaagaggaaaacccacctcaccccgtagtgcctcttatttggggtgagaggggttttcatacaaaggtgattttggaagattattggatcgattttttttttattatgcggattactatagctccattttaaattggaatacattatttttgtagcagtagccttaaaatcccttctcacccccctctcaaaccttttctccccattcataacccacctctccccgcgaaacctactcaccccgttttacggtacctactgtACGCCGTTactttcattcgatagcgtcacgtgacgtacgcgtttgcgttaagtgtgattttgtatgggattttgagctTCCAAAACGtctcgcttggcgcgctgttcaaaatcccatactaaaatagacaaaacgcaaacgcgaacgacCGTCAcggtatgaaatgaaattaaagtAGGGGTTCTGTATAtgcatttctttttattatatcGTCAGACTTGAATAAGCTTCTCCTAGCTTTTATTGAGCTTGAAAGGTaagctataattatatttttaatgaggcCACTAGCTATCACGcttctttttttaattagtgGATGTCGAGGGTTAactagagatgggccgaatattcggtaattaTTGAAATtgcatgacaatgcaatattatgaactctgtgaataaatcataaaacaacgcaacctaattgtctTTAGCGTTGttaaaattgtctcgatgagtaaatactcatcgagacaataaCAAATGTTGCGTgtggaaaaaaaatacagtcagcgataaaacattctatcaaaaaccggccaagtgcgagtcggactcgcgttccaaggattggtacattaagtccgactcacgcttgactgcacatttctaataggttttcctgtcatctaatagttaaagaactattttatgtatttttttcaaccttttagacccagtagtttcggagataaagggggaggggaatggtcggacagacagacagatagacgcacgagtgatcctataaataagggttctgttttcaCCTtttgaaccctaaaaatacagggtgtcccaagaagtagtgatatactgaagctgggaggtagaggacctaaagggctatctgaatcacccccatgtatgttccgcgatttttcgtattttcggagttatgatttttttaaatttttcacctatcgccgagtacgatgagatttttatttatggtgacgtgaattattgcggtagatgcttgattttttttgtgtgctaagctgatagataggccaattcagtatggtaacatttactatcgttagatcactgaatggaattaaaaaaaaatttaatgccaagaaagataaaattacccagtatgttttatttttctaagcgcccttgaagttgtgaacatactgggtaattttatctttcttggcattaatttttttttaaattccattcaaagatctaacgatagtaaatgttaccatactgaattggcctatctatcagcgtagcacacaaaaaaaatcaagcatctaccgcaataattcacgtcaccataaataaaaatctcatcgtactcggcgataggtgaaaaattaaaaaaaatcataactccgaaaatacgaaaaatcgcggaacatacatgggggtgattcagatagccctctaggtcctctacctcccagcttcagtatatcactacttcttgggacaccctgtataatttatctcaaaaaaAATCTGCTATCGGCCCACCCCGAAAAATAGATGTTTCAAACATTTCGACTATCCCTATTCATCTCTCAGAGCTTGGCTCGTAAAAAATCACCGCGTACGTATCAAATACACGAACCAATCACTTAATGTGTGCgtctgtaggtatatgtatttatgtcgcagggaaatgatcaaaacagagatttgaacaaatctctaagggatatgatcaaatcacgcaggatgttaaaatggcgaatccatatcatcatttccctagaaaaattcagtcatt
It encodes the following:
- the LOC134662980 gene encoding histone H4, which codes for MTGRGKGGKGLGKGGAKRHRKVLRDNIQGITKPAIRRLARRGGVKRISGLIYEETRGVLKVFLENVIRDAVTYTEHAKRKTVTAMDVVYALKRQGRTLYGFGG